TGGTGTCTGGCTTAGCCTTTAAGTTAACGGCAGCACCCTTTCATATGTGGACCCCAGATGTATACCAGGGCTCTCCAACGACAGTCACCTTGGTTATTGCTGCAGCACCTAAATTAGCCGCTATTGCAATCACCTTACGTTTGTTAATTGAAGGGTTGCATGGTATTGCCCTTGATTGGCAGCCTATGTTGATGTTGATGGCCGTATTGTCTTTAGTTGTAGGGAACTTAACCGCCCTTATGCAGACTAACTTCAAACGCATGCTGGCTTACTCGACTATTTCACATATGGGCTTTATCTTTTTAGGTTTGTTGTCTGGTGTAGGGGCTGAAGCCGCCCAAGCCGATAGCCTAACTGGATTCATTCGTCAGCTAATTGGGCAGGACGTTGCTATGGCTAACTTTGCTTATGGTTCAGCCTTGTTCTATGGTGTGATTTATGTACTTACAACACTCTCAACATTTGGTTTGATTTTGGTTCTAAGCCGCAAAGGCTTTGAGTGTGAAAACATCAGCGATCTAAAAGGTCTGAACCGTCGTCATCCTATGTTGGCTTTGTTGCTACTGCTATCCATGTTCTCGTTGGCAGGTATTCCGCCTATGGCAGGTTTCTATGCCAAACTAAGCGTTCTACAGGCCGTTGTAGGGGCAGGGCACATTAGCATTGCTATTGTTGCTGTGTTGATGTCCTTAGTGGGTGCGTTTTACTACATTCGTGTGGTGAAAGCGGCCTACTTTGACGAGGCAGAAACAGATGTATTGGATCAGCCGTTGCAGATTGGTGTGGTAGCTAAAGCTATACTCGCCGTGAACGGTGCGTTGATTATTCTGTTTGGAATTTTGCCAGGTGGCCTCATGGAAATCAGTATGCGTGTTATTCAGGAATCACTACGCTTTTAATTTAGGTTTATCATGAGTCAAAATGTTGCTATTTGGGTATTAATACTGCTGTCGCTAATTGGGGCGAACTGTCCACTTTTTATCGAGCGTCCGCTGCTATTTTTACCCTGGCAACAAAAAGGTGAGCCACAACGCCCTGCGTTATTACGCTACATGCTCTTTGTTGCTTATACAGGGTGTTTGCTCGCCTTAGGCTGGTTTATGCATCGGGTTTTAAGTCAGACATTATTTGTGAGCCCGCTACATTTATTGTTGATTAGTGCTGCCTGTGTGCTGGTGGTTATAGTAGCCTTAGCCATTCCTGCTTGGATGCAACGTCAATTCGTTATCGAAAAATCTTTTTTTGCACGACTACTAGAGTTAACCGCCATTTATCTGTTTGTTGGGTTATTAGGCGTGGGTTTTGAGTCTAGTCTTGGAAACGTATTTCCTCAAGGTTGGGAATTCTATGCCATTACTTATAGTTTGTTTTTGATATTGGCTTATCCCGGTTTTGTGATGCGTTACTTGTTAAAACGTCGTCGTGTGTTGGTGAATAAAGCTAACGCAGTCTAATCAGTAATTGTTTTATAATGACCCCTCCATCTTGAGGGGTTTTTTTCATTAGAGTCTATGTCAAATTTAATTTTACAAGCCTTGCAGTTCGACCAATCAGCGATAGAAAAAATTGCGGCAATTGCTGATGCTGAGGGCGTACAAGAGCTAGGGCCAACGGCTATTCGTTTATTAGGTGTTAATACCGAAAATCGGGCAGAGATTCAAGCTGCGTGTCAGCAGGCTAAACTTGATTTTGCTTTTATTGATCCCGTGCATCTATTACGCGAGATGAAAATTCTTGCTATGGACATGGACTCCACACTGATCAATATTGAATGTATTGATGAGATTGCTGCGGCAGTAGGTCGTAAGGCAGAGGTGTCGGCGATTACTGAGGCTGCGATGCGTGGTGAGATTACCGATTTTGCTGAAAGCTTAACGCGTCGTGTAGCACTGCTAGAGGGTGTGCCTGAAAGCGCATTGCAACAGGTTTATGAGCAACGTTTACAGCTCAATGCTGGCGCTGAGCGATTGGTTTCGGTTGCAAAGCAGCATGGGGTTCGTACGTTATTGGTTTCTGGTGGTTTCACCTTCTTTACGCAACGCCTACAAGAGCGATTGGGTATTGATGAGGCCTATGCGAACACATTAGAGATCAAAGACGGTAAGTTAACAGGTCGAGTCCAAGGTGACATTGTCGGCTCACAAACTAAAGCAGATCACGTGATGCGTTTAGCTAAAGAGTTACATGCCACCAAAGAGCAAATCATCGCCGTGGGTGACGGGGCTAATGATTTGCCAATGATGGCACAGGCCGCTTACTCCGTTGCATACAGGGCCAAGCCTGTGGTGCAGGAACAGGCTCGCTTTGCGTTAAACGTGGCCCCTTTAGATGCGATTATTAACTGGTTTAGATTAAGCTTTTAACCCTAGCTGCTTAAATAGTTGATGTAGTTTTTGTACACGTTTATCAATAGGGGTAGCCTCGGGTAAGGCTACCCGTAATTTATCTGGCCCACTAAAGCGCATGGTTTTGTCTTGTTGAACTAACTCAATGAGTCGAACGGGATCTACATTCGGTTTAGCATT
This Paenalcaligenes faecalis DNA region includes the following protein-coding sequences:
- the serB gene encoding phosphoserine phosphatase SerB, translated to MSNLILQALQFDQSAIEKIAAIADAEGVQELGPTAIRLLGVNTENRAEIQAACQQAKLDFAFIDPVHLLREMKILAMDMDSTLINIECIDEIAAAVGRKAEVSAITEAAMRGEITDFAESLTRRVALLEGVPESALQQVYEQRLQLNAGAERLVSVAKQHGVRTLLVSGGFTFFTQRLQERLGIDEAYANTLEIKDGKLTGRVQGDIVGSQTKADHVMRLAKELHATKEQIIAVGDGANDLPMMAQAAYSVAYRAKPVVQEQARFALNVAPLDAIINWFRLSF
- a CDS encoding DUF2818 family protein, yielding MHRVLSQTLFVSPLHLLLISAACVLVVIVALAIPAWMQRQFVIEKSFFARLLELTAIYLFVGLLGVGFESSLGNVFPQGWEFYAITYSLFLILAYPGFVMRYLLKRRRVLVNKANAV
- the nuoN gene encoding NADH-quinone oxidoreductase subunit NuoN, which encodes MMQNSFDFALALPEILLLILAAGVLIFDSFNKTEARHNTFVLSQLSLILVALAIAWQWNSDVSGSSFSGLYVVDSLSHFLKLLSCIAVSVTLLYGRQYAEQREMVERGGELYSLTLMALLGQLLMISAGNLLMVFLGVELMSFALYALVAIRRENVAATEAAMKYFILGALSSGVLLYGLSMIYGATGFLDLGLIAKVISSGQANHLALVFGVVFVVSGLAFKLTAAPFHMWTPDVYQGSPTTVTLVIAAAPKLAAIAITLRLLIEGLHGIALDWQPMLMLMAVLSLVVGNLTALMQTNFKRMLAYSTISHMGFIFLGLLSGVGAEAAQADSLTGFIRQLIGQDVAMANFAYGSALFYGVIYVLTTLSTFGLILVLSRKGFECENISDLKGLNRRHPMLALLLLLSMFSLAGIPPMAGFYAKLSVLQAVVGAGHISIAIVAVLMSLVGAFYYIRVVKAAYFDEAETDVLDQPLQIGVVAKAILAVNGALIILFGILPGGLMEISMRVIQESLRF